In Zingiber officinale cultivar Zhangliang chromosome 1A, Zo_v1.1, whole genome shotgun sequence, the DNA window ttatcattttaaTCCCCtcagatgggtctagtggctaacgcatgaggtgttgtcacaggTACCCACGGTTCGAACCCGAGCTACgacgtatttgtaggaatttttcctctaaatggggagcgtaatcaaaggatgttgggcttctgggctGACAACCGCgtgcacttcccgatttacccctggtggttggtggaaaattttcctgGGACCGGACCGGTCACCCCaaagatagtcaatgaggctgactgggattatcattttaaTCCCCTCAGATGGGTCTAGTGACtaacgcatgaggtgttgtcacaatgagatctaaggttcaaatctcggcaaagtcgaggtaaatatctcctttatatgttagtcattattccaaaggctagtagttatccatgatttacctcttcaTTTTGGGATAGACTGACGGAGATGTTGGGATGAAcgtattgatatttttttttttcccaacAATTACACCAGGGACATGTGTTCCACTTTCAAATGTGGTTGCTTGTCTAATTGCCGGAGATTCAATTGGCTACTTAAAAACATCAATTTTGATTAGTTGTAATCGAACGTGGTCCTCCATTTAATATTTGTACCATGTTTTTTATTGGGAATCAAAAGGACATATTTTGATTACTATCGTAGATCTACACTattgcaaaatattttctcatttAAAATTCTAATTTCGATCCTTATCATTCCTCTTTATAATTTTCTACTACAAATTCTTCATATAATTACTTGCTAATTAGAAGCTTTGTTATATAAGATCTCTTCTAATGCCATGCTCTTTAATTTTGCAAAATAGACGAGCACAAACTATCAATAAAATtagatgataaaaaaatattgttgACTGAGTACATTTACCTTTTTCTCCCTTCCTCCAAGACGACATATTGAATGGGGgaaaattattaactttatttaaattatatGGCCACCTGttgattaagaaaataaaattattttttttaagaaaaactatTTTGTTTTTTTGGATAGAGTGGGAGACTCATAATTAATAAACTATGAATTATTCACTGTCATGTTGACTGTTTCAGATAAGGCAGAAGATATGACTCACCTAATCCAATacctttctttttttaaaaaaaaatatattaataatgtGGCAAAAAGAACATCATTATCACTATCGTTTCAACAGCTAATTAGTATTAATTATcactattaattttttaaaaaaaaatattagagatGAGTAGTATAAAGAAATTACTGGAACATGTTTAAttattgttagtatttgtttctaGGGGAAATTTCATTTCATGGTTGTTTGATCGCCACCTGGCGCTTGTTGATTTGTTTGGCGTCGTGGCCGATGTGGCGATGATGTCGCTATTCTATTTATATCGCCAAGTGGCACTCCGTGCGTGTCTAAAACCGACACCGATGCACGAAATCTGACACGCGGCACAGAATCCACCGCCCACGACTCCTTTTCTCAGATATCAAGGAGATCTAAAACGTCCGGGCATTTTACAAAGAAGCCCTATTAATTATAAAAAGTGCCTCCTGAAATTATCTTTCTTAAAACAAAAGTATCCAGCTGATTACAGTTGATTAGAAAAGGATAGCTTTCGTCTATCATAAGAACAATctataatataatagaaaaaaatagaatatttataaaaaaatgaaagaatattACGTTTCaagagtaattttaaaaatagagatAAGATTTTAAGTacgaaattaaaaaataaaattggagTATTTGTTTTGgatgaaaatatattaaaataattttttgataattttttgataattttttaaaaaatattatttttacggAAATAAAAATATTACAGCTAGAAATAGCTGGAAAAAAAGATACGATGAGGGCTTTTATCAAAATACGTTTCTGTTTAAGGGTTTTTTCAGATATCAGGAAATTAAAGCTCTGTAGACTCTGAGTGCTCTGACAAAAGTTCTATAAATGCGCTCCATAGTTTGATGACCCCTCATCTTCCTCCGATCAGTGGTGGGACTTTTTCTTCCCAAAGCCAAGAGAAGGTTTGACCATGGCGACGCTCACTGTTCCCGAGCCAGTTCCTTCCCCGGCTGAGGACGCCGAGAGCATCCACAAGGCCGTCCATGGTATTCACTTTCTCTCAACTTGATGTGCTTGTTGCTTTGAATCCGTCTTGGTTGATTGCTATTTTGGCAGTAGCGCACAGGTGCAGATCTAATGCTTGATCATTTGTCTGTGAGTTCAAGATGACTTTTTTTTAACGCCGATCAGATATCTGTAGCAGTAACACACAGTTGTATGCAGATCTACTTAGATCATTCCTCTATGAGTTCAAGATTACTTTTTTTTAACACCGATCAGAAATAAATCTACATATTTCCCAGAAAATAGAGAGGTTTCATCTTTCTAAGTGATATGAACTTGTTATCTCTGATAGTTTTTGTGATCATAACACAGACCAAGGAAGAAGTCTTCAAgaaatgagttttttttatttaatggatCAGGCAAATAATTGGTTTGATATCTGAAATTGTTTTCTTCTTGTCCAATTGATTTACAtagattttttcttcttttaataattgatAGAAGATTGATTTTTCAAACCTTTGATAATGTGATATTCCATAATGAAACTCATAAAAGAGGAGCACAGAGATTATAGTCTTCATTTCCATGTGTTATTTATGTTTCCTAGTATTGTTATGTTCTTTGGAAATCTCCTTGTAAGAGTTTGCAAAAGTGTTCTGTTTGTCCATCCCTGAAGCCTTGTCCCTTTGAAGCCTAATGTCTAGCAATGGGTTCATCAAGGCCTCATATAATGTCATTGTGCATAAGAGAGATGCAAGTTCTTCTACAGTGTATTTCGATACCTTGCTCAGATACACTAGTTTTGAATAGCATATATAAATTTATGAAGAAATAGTGAAGCAAAATTTGTATAAGCTAAATAGCCTTACCGCGACATCTACATGTGTCAGGATGGGGAACTAATGAGAAGACACTGATCAACATTTTAGCGCATAGAAATGCCACCCAAAGAAAGCAGATTCAGTTGGCTTACGAGGAATTGTACAACGAGAGTCTCACCAAAAAGCTTGAATCAGAACTGAAAGGAAACTTTGAGGTGGTTATTTTTCTCAACCTTTATTGTCCAATGAATGTTTTTATCTGTAGGGGCAACATCATTTGCAGaagctaatattaattatttgaaaattttctaaatgtGAAGAGATCGACATGAACTTAGATATGACTTGAACAGATACTATGAATGTAAGTACATAATTAATGGTAGATTGATAGGACTTGTGGCTTGTTATGCGGTGATATGCTTATGTACACTATCACATTGTAGTGGTGTATCTGATTATGTTTGATTCTTCAGAAAGCTGTATACCGCTGGAATTTTGAGCCAGTCGAGAGAGAGGCCGTGATGGCTTGTATTGCTTTGAGGAAGAGTTTTAATTCTCATGTGATTATAGAAATTGCATGTGTCAACTCACCAAATGAGCTTCTAGCTGTGAAAAAGGCGTACCAAGTTAAATTTAGGCGCTCTCTGGAAGAAGATGTTGCTGCTCACACTGTTGGAGATTTGCGCAAGGTATGTTGCTCTGAAACCATTACTACTATCTGCTATGAAGTTGCAAGGTTTCTGAAGTTTCACTTTTCAGCTATTGTTTGGCCTCGTAAGCACATACCGCTATGACGGAGAGGATATTGATGTGAAGTTAGCGAAATCAGAAGCCAAAATTTTGCAAGAGCATATAAAGGATAATGAACTGAACCATGACGAAATCATAAGAATCTTGGGTACTAGAAGCAAGGCACAGATTTATGCCACTTTCAATAGCTATAGAGAAGAATATGGTACTTCAATTGAAGAGGTATCAATTGAATCTTGAACTTCAACCGCTCGAGTTCTTTGTAGCTGAAATTATTCTAGGGAACTAACCCTTTTTGATACTTTGATCAGGCTTTGGCTGGTGATTCTACAGATGAATATGCACTGGCACTCCGAGCTGCGGTTGCTTGCATCATCGATCCCCACTTGTACTATGTTGAGGTGAACAGATTAACCATGAGTGTTCTAACTCGCGCAATTTACATCATTTTTCTTGTGTAACAACTTAATTGTTTTTTGAGTTTTAGGCTCTTGATGCTGCTCTCGAGAAATCAGATGAAGACACACTGACTCGCATTATCGTACTTCATGCTGAGAAAGATCTTGGGGAGATCAAAGACAAGTTTCATAAGAGGAAGAATGTTCCCCTTGAACATGCAGTGGCTAAGAAGACTTCTGGAGACTACGAGGCGTTTCTTCTCGCTTTGTTGGGTGTCTGATCTACTCTCAGTGTTCTTGTGGGTCTAGTTTTGCTTTCAGAACTTGCTTGTGCTTGAGGCAAACTTTCTTTATCAGCATCTGTCTAGTGCTTGAAGAGCTTGGCTTGGTTTGCTAAATAATTTGGCATGTTTGCTGTTtgtcagctatgttgttgagatGTTGCATGAACTAGCTCGATATAAGAATAAATCTTCATATATAGTCGTCTTCTTTTGCTTCTTAATGAAcgaaattttgttgttttttattGTACACAATTAGTCAATTACAATCTCTGAATTGTTACTGGTCCATCCATTCTATTCTCTTTTTATGGCAGCCAAGTTCATATAGAAATGGCAGGCAATGTGAATATATATTTATTCACAATAAGTTTGTAAGATacattttcttttccttctcttacaataatatatatttatatttacggcAAATGGAAATTGTAGTTTTTCACCAAGCTAAATGTTGTGCAACATGAAGAGTTTGTTCAACACCATAGGCGGCTAATGTAACATGTATTATACAATCTGTAATACGATCAAACTAGGCATTAGCTCAGCCTCATCTTCCACCATCTCCCAGTCATCATCAGAATGCTCCTTCTTATCGATGCGGTAAGCTTCCTCGTCAATTGTGGTAGTTTTCTCATTTAGCACAGAATGATGTGTGCCTCCAGACAAGATATTCTTCTCAAAAGTGGAGCATTTTGAGGTGTTGTTAGGCATGCGCCCATCAACACTATCTTGCAGTAACAATACATCCTTGAAGGCATCAAATATTTCTCCACTGTGATCAGGTTAACAGTCTGTTAGATTGTGCATTTTCTATTGTACAACTGTAGAAGAATTGGTAAACCCAAAAGGACGCAAAGATCAAAATTGCTGACTAAAAGAACTATATATGCTATCAAAGAATAATTTATTTCCGCAATTAGACAGACTTACTATAGGTTATCGAGAGTGCAACCACGGTCCATCAAGAAATCCCACAACTGTAGCACAGTGACAGAAGAAAAGTAAGATACTTCTAAATGAATCAGTTACAAATAAATCTCAGATTCTCTACCATGAACATTAtaagttttattaaaatatttgataAGCACATTTTTTATATCCAGGATATCTGCTTAACCATGCTTAAAGACATTGGTATATAACAGAATAACAAGGAATGCCATAATTAAAAACCCTCTGCATTGAAGTATATTACATTTTAACCCCTAAAAAAGGAAGAATGAATGAACCTGCAGGACAAACTATGAATCTGTTCTAGCTATTTTAAAACTATTAACAAAGTCGATGCAGATTCAAATTTGTTATATGATATCATATaattttaataactttaataatcAAAAAGTATAATCAGATTAGCAACCtacaataattaataaaaaacatGAACTATTCAAATTAAGGAATATCAGGTTAGAGATAATATTAGCAACGCTAATAATACAAATTAGAAATAATATTCATGATTCCTTTTGAGATTCATAATTCCAAGGTATTTCTTGTATACTTAAGATAAATGAATCTTGGATGGGATACTGCAAATCTGAACATCCAAATTAAATTGGCCAAACATTGTAACTAGGTACTAACCCCGTTATTCATCTCAATCATATGTTGCTATATCATGTTGGTGTTCTCTACTTCTAGTGGATATTAAATATGCAATTAATCATTATCCTTAGTTCCTAATTACCTTGGCATTCTTCTCTGCTTCCTTCTGGATCTGGCTTGCTTCTTTTGCTAAGCTATCCATGATGCCCTCTTGCTCATTTAGAATTTTGTGAGCCAAGGTTTCCTTTgcaagcttctccttctcggcctCTGCTTGTTTTTCCTTGGCAGCCACTAACTGGGCATCTAGAGTTTGATGAATCTGTTACAGTTCGAAGCTGATATTAGAAAGAAAACTTACTAATTCTAAGGAGCATTTTACATTTTCTCTTgtatatatatcttttaaactGAATCCAAATGAACAAAGGACCATTTGATGTCCAGTCAACGTGCTAACTGTGAAACAGAAGGTTCTAAaggtatcaaaaaaaaaaaagcaaggaAACAAGTTAGGTTACATGTTAGCACATGACAAATAGCCAGCACCATATATTAACCAAAgggaaaaaaatagaagaaatgaAACAACTAATGCTTCTGTACCTGATACAAGGAACAATAGTCAGACATAATAAAGCTATTATCATTCACATATTTGCAATCATGAAGTTTGAACACATTGGAAAAGAATTCTTGTACACCTATTTTTTCAACACCATAACCCATTGTAATTCAGTGCGAAGAATATGTCTCTAAGGTTTAAAATCCCTTGAGCTGTGGATTCAGTCGTTGGTTGGAATGAAACTGGTGTGTGTCGTTTCAGTCATGCCGACAAATGGTGTTGACCTCTCCAatagggaggaggaagaagaggcgtaCTTAGAGGAGGCATCACTGACGCTGGAGAAATGCGAGTTACAACACATTTTGGTATTATCTCCCTCGCTAGCGATAGAGGAGGAAGCTTAACTAGGATTTTGGCACACAGGGGAAGTTGGCACATACCTTCTCGTGACAAGGATTAATGATTTGCGGCTTCTCATGACAAAGGATGAATGATTCAGAACTTTTCGCAATGAACAATTCAAAGCTTCTTGTAGAAGATTACAACAAAGGATTGAACAATGCCGAAGAAAAATTGAGTGGTTCGGAGGCTCAAAGCTTCTCATGATGATAGCAGCCACTAAGTTTCTCACACACTAAGGATTTCAGAGCTTCTCGCATGCTGGTCAATAATCAAAATGAAAATTTTGTCTACACAGCTCAAATCACTGCATACCTTGGTGGGAGCTAGGCATTTCTAATGTGTGCTCTTTGTAATTTCCTGTTTACATCAGTTTTATTTCAACAAGATCACATGGATTTGCAATAGATCCGATATTCTACAAGCAGTTGCTCATGTACCTGATATCTATTCAATAACAGGTTCAGCTTGGATCATTTCACACCACAGTTTACCAGACATCAAGGAATGGATAAATTTTGCAGCTAACTAAAAAACTGCCATTAAATTGGAAGTTATGGCAATTCTGACACCAGAGAGACCACTGTGCTAGCAAAGAAATTAATGCAGTTGCGGATTTGCCAAATAAATGGAATTCACTTTTTTTCTGTACAGCAGCATAAATTAAGATACAATCAGAAAATAAACTACAAATGAATCATAATTAGATTTCATAATTTGATTATCATGAGAtttagttttttcttttcctagGGGCTCCAGTCAGTTTATCTGATCCTACTTATTTCTATCATGTTTTTCACTATCTTTAGTATAATTAATCATTGGCAATAATAAATGAAAGAGACAGGTGGCATTGGCATGTAAAAACAGAGTGTTAGATCAAAGTTGAAGCTCCTATAAAATTTGTAAAGAATTCCAATTGTATGATAAAGACAAGGGTAACAGTAAAAATATATTGGCAAGCAAATTTTTTATGCTTATCCATGGGAAGCAATAATGGTTGGAAACTAGAAATTGATGTACAGGACAAAATATGGTATAACATAAAGTGGAATAACAATTATTTCTCACCTTGTGTACAATAGAAAGGTACTTTTCTATTTCACCTGAGATGAGATTAAGCTGAGATAGAAGCTCTGAACTTTGATATGCTAGAGAAAAAGTTTCAGCTCGGATATCTTCAGCTTTCTGCTAAAAAATGGGCAAGTATGAGAGCCTACCTTATTGTCAAACTAGAGTAAGCACAGTGCACATGGAAGACAACCTTGTCATTTGTGGCCCTTGCACATGTTATCATGTGTCTTAGCTCCTCCACCTTTTCCAATACATCTTGAGAGGCAGTGGAGGCTTCTCTTTTAGCAAGCACAGCTCTCTCTTTATGAAGCTTTACCTCTCTCAACATCTCATTTGCCAAATTCAGAGCAGATGCCAATGTTTTCTGCAATGGTGGTTGATCAGCAAAAGGCAACTGTTTTTATGAAATTATAAATGTATGctttatgagaaatcaaaatcGTTGCTTTTCCTTTTAATCTCCAAATAAAAGTTATTGTCCTTAAATGACGCATGAATATTCCCATCCGACATTTATAATACAGATATGCTGATAACTTGGGCATTTGATTAAGCAATCTTTCATTCTTTTTTGATTGATCGCCTTCAGACAGAAGAATCAATCCCAGTTGCATGTGTGCCTTCCTTTTCAAAGATTAATGTGAACATAGTAAATTTCCTTTTGTTTCACTTGCCCTATCATTACTGACTCAAGTACCCTACAAGATTTCAAATATAGCATTATCTTTGTTTTCCCCAAGAATTCAGTACATTAACCAGGACTTAGTTTACAATATTCCACAAAAATTGTGTAAGTAAACATGTTAAAACAACAGCTGAACAGCTAGTCTGTGTCATGACAAGTACACTTGGAGTAAACTGAAATTAATCCCAAAAGGAGAACATCTTACAAAAGAATAACTTGGATTCAATATTCAAACAGACTAAACTGGTCGTTCTTTTGtctgtgttaaaaaaaaattacaattggTGATAAAAATGATCTATGGTTCAAACACAAACTAGAAACAAAGATAATACAAAATTGATTTATGACAAAACATGTTTTTAAATAAAACAGCATAACGAGACACAGATTCGAACATCAAACCAATTAAGAGTAAtgacaaaagaaacagaataccACCTAGAAGGAGACAAATTTGTATACTCTACCTACCCATATATAAATTGCATACTTCAGGCTACTTCTGGCTAATATCTGAACGATCAAATGAGAAGGTGAGAAAACTATAGCTCACTCTGGTAACAAGGCTTGAACAGTCATTTAAGACTGTCAAAAAACATGATAAACACAAAATAACTATGACTGGCTGATTCATGTTAACAAACCAAACTATGAACCATCCAGAACAGGTTCACAGGGATGAAACAAATGGTCTGGAGCAAAATAATACATCATCAAATGGGTCCATACAAGTTAGTAGAGTAACAAAGCAAGATGGGTATTATTTTGTTTTGAATATATTTACTAAATTTAGATTCTATTAACTATACATTCTTTCTGCATCAACAACATGCAACTTAGGACATGCAAAACTGGACTAACATACTGATCAAGTGTtgatataatataataatgataCCTGAATGGTCTAAGCATGGACCAAATTGGACTTAGATTCTTgaactttatttttttccttagaTATGACCAACAATGTAAATCCAAGTctagataaaaaaatattgagcatTGCATTAGATTTGGGAACAATACAAACACGAACAAAATCTGAGCATGAAAATTAACCACGCGGAGTTCCATAATAGAGTTAGATTCATGTATCTATGATAAAAACAATGTCAATACCTTGTAAACATGAATCTTGGCCATATAAAACTAATGGTGGTAGCCCAAGTAGTTTGAACtcttggcttcttcttcttgttgttgattGTGTCCTTATATTAACAATCACAGTTTGGAATGTAAATAGAGATTTTCATAGCACTTTATTAAGCATAAATGTCCATCAATATGCTcagaagaaataactaaaagaTTCATGCGAGGACATCTTTATTTCATGTTACATCACTAGCAAGATTTTTTAAAGATCAAaagaaaaatgtaatttggataAATGAGAATGAAATCAGAAGAATGATAGTGAATAAATCCAAAGAGTAGCACCATACTTTGCACGTTACCTACATTTTTGTTTTGAGCTTCAAGAACACCGTTAAGGAAGTCTATGTTGAAAGTATCTTCTACTGTAGCCACCTTTGCTTGGAGCTCATCAATAGCAGATAAATTCTTATTGTCACAAGGCAACACACCAACACCATTCACACTTAGGTGCTCAGATTCGTGTACTTCAAAATCATCTGGGGACAATGGACTACATTGAACTCCTGAGATTCTACATAACAGATCTTGGGAAATTTCATGAGTTGATGGGAATTTCTTAACATTGGCAAAAGCAGCAGGCAGTGAATTATTATCTTCACAGATGGATTTATCTTTGATTTTCACCTCACAATTGTATGATCCAAATGACTGTTCTTCATAATGCATACAGCAGCTGTTTAAATCATTCTTCGTTTCTGATTCACACTCAGTTGCATCTTGGATGTGTTGAAAGGCTCCAGATGAAACTACAGATGTACATTCTGAAGCTCTTATAGTGCCATCCACATTTGTGTTGAAATGTCCTTGAACACTAGTAGCATCCAGAAACTGACACTTGGTCCCAGAGTTCTGCAAAAAGTTTGTTTCCAACGACTTACCTATTTGATTCAGTTCTCTGTCCAGCATTTCATCCTTGTatagaatatgagaagaatttaTAGAGAATAAGTCAAGTGAGTGAACCCCTGCATGAGCATTACTTTTGTGCTCATCCATTTTTGCTTCCAACACTTCATCCATTGGGAGGGTGTTAACATCAGAAGAATTACCAAAGAGCATTACATCCAAGGAGAGCATATCTGGTTGACTATTTCTGCTGTGCTTAGTAACAAGATCCATTTCCAATACTACAGTATTTGGTTCAGAAAGTAGTGATAAGTGCATATCTGGGACTGCTTGAGCATTATTTTTGTGCTTAGTAACAAGATCCATTTCAAACTCAGTTTTTGGTTCAGAAAGTAGAAGATTTTTGGTTTCTGCAGCAGTGTCACTATGACAATTCACCTCGTTAGCACCTTCAACGTGTGAGTGCCCACCTACTTCtttataatgaaaaaaaaaaaaactttagaagCGAGAAAAAGAACAACAAAAATAGAACGAGGAAGAGTCACAATGACAGCACAATGTAGATGTGCCTCTTTAAGTTCCTTCTCGCTCGTGAAATGAAAAGAACGACACCTACGATTTGGTGGCTGCAAGACATCAAAAGCGATACAAGGATCATAAGGTGGTTCCGTTGGTTCATCTATGATTGGTAAGACATCAGTCAGAACGAACTCCACTGCACCATCAACATCTTGAAAAAATTCTACTGCAACGGCCCGAAGTATCCGAAGATCAATCTGCAGTGCAGCAAAAGATCGACTGAAGACACTAGGAAATCGTCACAAAGTAAGTACACCAGATGAGTTCCTTCAGTCAGACTAAGCAGCATCAATACAATATTCCCGGGAAAGCGAAAATTTTTCGTAGCCTAAAAACCAGATATAATCATAGGTTGACCATAAACGTCTTCTCACCTGAGGGAAGATATCTTGCAGCACACGAAGCACTGATTTGAGAGTCATGGTTTCTGCATACGAACAATTGGGCGATAAATTAATTGAAATCGACGGACTCCGATCGTCACTGGTCGATCGAAAGGGGAAAACTAACCAGCGGAAATCGTTAGACCCAGAAGACAGAGAAGATCATCGAGATTGGGGATAACCTGGCGTTGAGCGACTTCTGCTttgtattttcctttttctttttggtaATCCTCGACGACTAATGGATTcaattttgtttgttttgttgTGTTTATCAAAGCAGTGGAGGTAAGAgagaaaaagataaataaataattttttatattaaaaagacCGTCTTTATTAGTTCCATTTATATCTATAAATACTTCATAATTGTAGggcaaataaaataaataagttttctAACTCAAttggaaaaatatataaaagattaaaaaaatctattttatttttaacaaatTCAGTTGAAA includes these proteins:
- the LOC122038876 gene encoding annexin-like protein RJ4; this encodes MATLTVPEPVPSPAEDAESIHKAVHGWGTNEKTLINILAHRNATQRKQIQLAYEELYNESLTKKLESELKGNFEKAVYRWNFEPVEREAVMACIALRKSFNSHVIIEIACVNSPNELLAVKKAYQVKFRRSLEEDVAAHTVGDLRKLLFGLVSTYRYDGEDIDVKLAKSEAKILQEHIKDNELNHDEIIRILGTRSKAQIYATFNSYREEYGTSIEEALAGDSTDEYALALRAAVACIIDPHLYYVEALDAALEKSDEDTLTRIIVLHAEKDLGEIKDKFHKRKNVPLEHAVAKKTSGDYEAFLLALLGV
- the LOC122038875 gene encoding uncharacterized protein LOC122038875; the encoded protein is MTLKSVLRVLQDIFPQIDLRILRAVAVEFFQDVDGAVEFVLTDVLPIIDEPTEPPYDPCIAFDVLQPPNQVGGHSHVEGANEVNCHSDTAAETKNLLLSEPKTEFEMDLVTKHKNNAQAVPDMHLSLLSEPNTVVLEMDLVTKHSRNSQPDMLSLDVMLFGNSSDVNTLPMDEVLEAKMDEHKSNAHAGVHSLDLFSINSSHILYKDEMLDRELNQIGKSLETNFLQNSGTKCQFLDATSVQGHFNTNVDGTIRASECTSVVSSGAFQHIQDATECESETKNDLNSCCMHYEEQSFGSYNCEVKIKDKSICEDNNSLPAAFANVKKFPSTHEISQDLLCRISGVQCSPLSPDDFEVHESEHLSVNGVGVLPCDNKNLSAIDELQAKVATVEDTFNIDFLNGVLEAQNKNKTLASALNLANEMLREVKLHKERAVLAKREASTASQDVLEKVEELRHMITCARATNDKKAEDIRAETFSLAYQSSELLSQLNLISGEIEKYLSIVHKIHQTLDAQLVAAKEKQAEAEKEKLAKETLAHKILNEQEGIMDSLAKEASQIQKEAEKNAKLWDFLMDRGCTLDNLYGEIFDAFKDVLLLQDSVDGRMPNNTSKCSTFEKNILSGGTHHSVLNEKTTTIDEEAYRIDKKEHSDDDWEMVEDEAELMPSLIVLQIV